The following proteins are encoded in a genomic region of Triticum dicoccoides isolate Atlit2015 ecotype Zavitan chromosome 1B, WEW_v2.0, whole genome shotgun sequence:
- the LOC119316739 gene encoding uncharacterized protein LOC119316739 produces MAAAPSAPAVAAVSSSAPSSGLLPPRRGAVPLPSMRTSRAAAPGGRRMATVARAVGDVGAEGNTFLIAGAVAVALVGTAFPIFFSRKDTCPECDGAGFVRKSGATLRANAARKDQAQIVCANCNGLGKLGQIDK; encoded by the exons ATGGCCGCCGCTCcttccgcccccgccgtcgccgccgtcagcAGCAGCGCGCCCTCGTCCGGGCTCCTGCCGCCGCGCCGCGGCGCCGTCCCGCTGCCGTCGATGAGGACCAGCAGGGCGGCGGCGCCGGGGGGCAGGAGGATGGCGACGGTGGCGCGCGCGGTGGGCGACGTGGGCGCGGAGGGCAACACGTTCCTCATCGCCGGCGCCGTGGCCGTCGCGCTCGTCGGCACCGCCTTCCCCATCTTCTTCTCCCGCAAGGACAC GTGCCCCGAGTGCGACGGCGCCGGGTTCGTGCGCAAGTCCGGCGCGACGCTGCGGGCGAACGCGGCGAGGAAGGACCAGGCGCAGATCGTCTGCGCCAACTGCAACGGACTCGGCAAGCTCGGACAGATCGACAAGTAG